From the genome of Acidobacteriota bacterium:
GGACCGCTGTGCGGCCCGTCCATCCCCCCTGCTCGTCGTAGAGGGCTGTCAGGTACACGGTCGACGCGGACAACCCCGCGACGGTCACCGTGCCGCCGTTCTCCACGACCCGGGCGTTCCCGATCGGCAGGACGCTCCCATCGGGCGGGATGTCCGCGGTGTCCCAGACCGACAGCCAGATGGCGTTGTTCAGCCCGACCCCGCCGCTCCCCTGGTAGGTGACGGTCACCTGCAGGGCGCCCCCCTGAGCAGCCCCCATCGCACTTGTCAGAAGGACAGCGGCCAGCGTCAGCATCATCCCCATGCCGAGCACGCGCGCTTTCGAGGACATCCGTCCACCTCCCGGGATTCCGGTGTTGACGCCGCCGAGAAGTAAGTTACTGCTTACTTGCGGAAGGCTACCGGAATCCCGACACGATGTCAACGGCCGGCGGCCGCGTCCTCGGCCCGGCCGGCCCGGAGGGTGTTCTCGAGGCCGTAGTTGCCCTCGTGGCACGTGTACTCGAGGATCCGGTAGTCCGGCGACCGGTTCATCGGCAGCTCGACCGTCCACGGACGCTCGAACGCTTCGGGGTCTTCGACCGTCACCCGATAAAGCAGCGTGTTCTCGTCGACCGGAATGAACCGCTCGGTCACGCGCGTGGCCTCGCTTTGCGGAATGCCCCGGACCCGGCCGGTCGCCACATTCGTGCCGACGGTCCCCTTCGCGTTGTAGTGCGTGACCTCCACGACCAGCGTGTTGCCCTCCCAGCGGCCCCGGGACACGCCATCCCACTGACGGATGTTCGACGGCAGCTCCGGCCGGTCGTCCAGGGGAATGATGCGGGAGACGTGGATCATCTCGGAAGAAATCACCACCTGGTCCTGCGTCTGGAGAATCAGGTGGCCGGTGTTGTAGGTGGGGAACATCACCCCCGGCACCCCGCGCGTGATGCAGCGCTCCCACGGGGTGTTGTGCACCCAGTGGTCGGGCAGGAGCCGGAGGTTCTCGTCCCGAACCGCCCGGGCCGCCGGCAGGATGGGCACTACTCCGCTGGGCGGGTCGACGACCATCGACCGCCGCCGCTCGTTGCTCTTCGCATCAACCTCGCCCGGCGAGAAGTCGCCGGAAGGACCGATGCCGGGGCCGGAGTCGCCGCTGTTGTCGACTCCCGGGAACCAGGCCGCCAGCGCCTTCAGGTCCTCCCACACTTCGGGGCCCGGGGTCTCGAACGGCGTCGAGTCGAAGCTGGTCCAGATACCCGATATGTCGGGCTGCCCGTCCGGCGTCCGCGGGGGCGTGTAGTCCTGTCCGAACGCCGGCGCCGCCATCAACAGCGTCGCGACAAGGGTGCAAGCCAGGCGGGTGCATGTTCTCATCGGTTCATCTCCTGCCGATCCCCGGAATGATAACCCGCCAAGCCCGAGCCGCCAGGAATCTCCGGCTCCGTCCGTTCGAAGCCCGAACGGCGCGTCACTCGACCTCGACGAAGATCGGGTTCGAGTAGAACCAGAGATCGTCCCAGGGGTTCTCCCCGGGATCGTCCATTGGAGGCTCGAGGTCGTCGGTGCTTGTGCCGCGCACCCGGACATAGAGATCGCGGTCCACCGCGGGCAGCACCGCCTCGACGGTGTAGCGGTCTCCGTCGCGGTCCAGCGCGTCGCGCGTGAAGCGGGCGAAGACGCGCGTCGTCGGATTTCGGTCGTTCGCCGCATCGGAGGCCGGTCCCCGCACTTCGCCGACGATCACGTCGACCCGTCGGACGGCGGGATTCTCGCCCGCCGCGTTCGCGGTTTCCGGATCGCGGAAGCGGACGGTCGCCGTGACCCTCGCCCCCGGCGCGACACGCAAGGTGCCGCCGAGCCCGGCCTTCTGACGACCGCTCGCCAGGCTGACGTCGAGCGCGGTCACCAGATCCCCGGCCACCGCGAACATGCGGCCGCGCCGCAGGCCGTCGAGCACGTCGGCATAGGTCGGGCGCGCATGGACCCAGGTCTTGTGGAACTCGCCGGGCCAGAAATCGCTCCCGGCCCGGACCGGTTCGGCGTAGTGAAAATGCGAGTCGGACGAGGCCACGATCCAGAACCGCCGCCCCTCCCCGAGGAGCGCGTCCCACAGGCCGCCGACGATGGCGGTCATCTGGTCGAAGCCGCCCAGGGTCCGGGCTTCCGGGTTCCGGTATACGCCGCGGTACCCGCTGCCGTTCTCGTTGAGGGCAGCGGCCTGGTGGCCGGGCGCGCCCTCCATCCCGCGGTATACGTCCGGCGCGATGTCGTTGTTCTCTCGGAGCTCCCACGGTTCGTCGCGACCATAGACACCGATCGCTTCCGCCGACCGGGAAGGGTGGTTGGCGAACAGGATCGGCAGCCTGTCCAACTCCTGCATGTGCGCCAACGCCTGTCGTCTGAGCCCCGCCGACTGCCGGCGCGGGTCGGAGGGACGGGCCCAGTCCTCGTTGGAGTCGAAACGGCTCTCGATCTCGTGCAGCACCAAGGCCTCGTCCTCGGCCCGGGGAATGATCAGCGTGTGGTGGTCCATGCCCGGCATGTTGAGCTCCATGCCGTAGAACTGCAGCACGTCGGGAACGAGTTCGCGCGACAGGGTCAGTTCGCGGTAGGCCTGCTCCAGGTTCACCTTGGAGTGGGCGGGGCCGCCGTGATCGGTCGTCACCAACCAGCGCAGGCCGAACCGCCGCGCCATCGTGGCGTTGCGCGGCGTCGAGTAGAGCGCATCCCGCCCCTTGATGGGGGTCGGCGGTGCGGTGCGGTAGTCGTAGCCTGTGCTCCAATGGCTATGGATGTGTGAATCGCCGGGCAGCCATTCGCGCTCGGCGGCGGGTTGGGCCAGGGCGAGGGTGGCCGCCGCGCACAGGACGCAGAGCCAGACGACACGCGGAGGGATGGTACTCCGCGAGAGGCCCGGGGGTTCCAGTCGACGGCGTTGGTAAGAAGTTATGGGCATTTCTCCGTTCCAACCGCTAGCAACCCGGCATGGGGTCACGGGATTCGATCCCGCAGGCCGTCCCGCGGAGCACGATGCGCGGTGCGGCATCGTAGGCGGCGTGCAGGTCGTCG
Proteins encoded in this window:
- a CDS encoding phosphoesterase, with translation MPITSYQRRRLEPPGLSRSTIPPRVVWLCVLCAAATLALAQPAAEREWLPGDSHIHSHWSTGYDYRTAPPTPIKGRDALYSTPRNATMARRFGLRWLVTTDHGGPAHSKVNLEQAYRELTLSRELVPDVLQFYGMELNMPGMDHHTLIIPRAEDEALVLHEIESRFDSNEDWARPSDPRRQSAGLRRQALAHMQELDRLPILFANHPSRSAEAIGVYGRDEPWELRENNDIAPDVYRGMEGAPGHQAAALNENGSGYRGVYRNPEARTLGGFDQMTAIVGGLWDALLGEGRRFWIVASSDSHFHYAEPVRAGSDFWPGEFHKTWVHARPTYADVLDGLRRGRMFAVAGDLVTALDVSLASGRQKAGLGGTLRVAPGARVTATVRFRDPETANAAGENPAVRRVDVIVGEVRGPASDAANDRNPTTRVFARFTRDALDRDGDRYTVEAVLPAVDRDLYVRVRGTSTDDLEPPMDDPGENPWDDLWFYSNPIFVEVE